In Eublepharis macularius isolate TG4126 chromosome 4, MPM_Emac_v1.0, whole genome shotgun sequence, the following are encoded in one genomic region:
- the LOC129328029 gene encoding zinc finger protein 75D-like: protein MRGEPESVGLEARRGPDATEAGSGKEAWEGTMQKSLGEDVQCQQFRHFRYQEAEGPREACSRLHHLCHQWLKPERHSKKEILDLVVLEQLLAVLPPEMESWVRECGPETSSQAVALAEGFLMSQADAKNQEQQVQEKIVQEHYHGADFPGEALNATVYSLPSPCAREKAAPVRSDGPLVTFEEVSVHFNAEEWALMDPGQRSLHKEVMEDNYQAVVSLGNPLKITRCTCLQI from the exons atgaGGGGAGAGCCAGAATCAGTTGGTCTGGAAGCAAGAAGAGGCCCTGATGCCACCGAGGCTGGGAGCGGAAAGGAAGCATGGGAAGGAACCATGCAgaagagcctgggagaggacGTGCAGTGCCAGCAATTCAGGCACTTCCGCTACCAGGAGGCCGAAGGGCCCCGAGAGGCTTGCAGCCGACTGCACCATCTTTGCCACCAGTGGttgaagccagaaaggcacagcaagaaggagatcctggacctggtggtcTTGGAGCAGCTCCTGGCTGTCCTGCCCccagagatggagagctgggtcagggaatgtgggccagagaccagttcccaggcagtggccctggcggAAGGGTTCCTCATGAGCCAGGCAGATGCCAAGAATCAGGAGCAGCAG GTGCAGGAAAAGATTGTGCAGGAGCATTACCATGGAGCGGATTTTCCTG GCGAGGCCTTGAATGCAACAGTCTATTCTTTGCCATCTCCTTGCGCCAGAGAGAAAGCAGCTCCTGTACGGTCAGATGGG CCTCTGGTGACCTTTGAGGAGGTGTCTGTGCATTTCAATGCAGAGGAGTGGGCTCTGATGGATCCAGGCCAAAGAAGCCTTcacaaggaagtcatggaggacaATTATCAAGCTGTGGTCTCTCTGG